One stretch of Psilocybe cubensis strain MGC-MH-2018 chromosome 6, whole genome shotgun sequence DNA includes these proteins:
- a CDS encoding putative RING finger protein C57A7.09, producing the protein MVFGLLCLFYISALLFLTIASPVELGSDLKFEAKSDRTWLWGWAWGTESTVSVVDRTPAVSFPSRPAAFGAEINDPLLGYVIPLSSFTTPCRASLNASDITLPFNSGCPDLCLNGSERPTETWIALVQRGKCEFVKKVREAQRLGAKAVVVGGEDPEISGFPDTLVNMYSPEDSSDIKISATYIKYTDYKELFSLISHSNTTHSGLRTLSLLITAEYSAWEWYSPIITFIIILLLPSALTFITLLIHRIRAARAAQRDRAPEDVVRNLPWRVWTGSGWEKHEGGEDANAFPDVTPSSADLEEVVVSKDRSTPETTAGPPIEENASTSLPAIPPDNQPWFETQVECAICLSEFAKGDKVRVLPCHHIFHLHEVDEWLIQRKKLCPVCKADVTQPKPESPTTTTHPSDNDQSQSEQPQSLRPTPTADATERTPLLTTRPEEHN; encoded by the exons ATGGTTTTTGGGCTGCTGTGCCTCTTCTACATAAGCGCGCTGCTTTTCTTGACAATAGCATCGCCCGTGGAATTGGGCTCGGATCTCAAATTTGAAGCAAAGTCAGACCGTACTTGGCTGTGGGGTTGGGCCTGGGGTACGGAGAGCACCGTCTCTGTCGTTGATCGCACTCCCGCTGTGTCTTTTCCCTCAAGGCCAG CGGCTTTCGGGGCAGAGATTAATGATCCGCTTCTGGGATATGTTATTCCATTGTCATCATTCACTACACCATGTCGAGCATCTTTAAATGCGTCAGATATTACTTTGCCTTTCAATTCTGGATGTCCCGACCTTTGCCTTAACGGCTCTGAACGCCCCACCGAGACATGGATTGCACTTGTACAAAGGGGCAAGTGTGAGTTTGTTAAGAAGGTTCGCGAAGCACAAAGGCTCGGTGCGAAAGCAGTAGTTGTCGGTGGAGAGGATCCAGAGATTTCTGGTTTTCCAGACACCCTGGTTAACATGTACAGTCCGG AAGATTCTTCAGATATCAAGATATCAGCCACCTACATCAAGTATACAGACTACAAAGAGCTTTTCTCCCTTATATCACATTCAAATACGACACACTCTGGCTTGCGTACACTGTCGCTCCTTATTACAGCAGAGTATTCCGCATGGGAATGGTATTC GCCCATCATAACCTTCATTATAATTCTTTTGTTGCCTTCAGCTTTGACTTTTATTACGCTCCTCATCCACAGAATCCGTGCTGCTAGAGCTGCCCAACGCGATCGTGCTCCGGAAGATGTCGTTAGGAATCTTCCGTGGCGCGTTTGGACCGGCAGCGGATGGGAGAAGCATGAGGGCGGGGAGGATGCAAACGCTTTTCCTGACGTCACCCCTTCTTCCGCCGACCTTGAAGAAGTAGTTGTATCCAAAGACAGATCAACCCCTGAGACGACTGCTGGACCTCCTATTGAGGAAAATGCATCCACATCCCTCCCTGCTATACCCCCTGACAAccagccttggtttgagaCACAAGTAGAATGTGCTATCTGTCTTTCAGAATTTGCTAAAGGTGACAAAGTTCGAGTATTACCCTGTCATCACATATTCCACCTTCATGAGGTGGACGAATGGCTTatacagagaaaaaaactg TGTCCTGTGTGTAAGGCGGATGTCACTCAACCCAAACCAGAATCtcctaccaccaccacccatcCGTCTGATAACGACCAAAGTCAAAGCGAGCAACCTCAATCGCTCCGACCCACGCCAACTGCTGATGCCACAGAACGAACCCCTTTGCTTACGACCCGTCCCGAGGAACATAATTGA
- a CDS encoding Heme oxygenase 1 — MPNIDYSKPLATLLRESTHEAHDQVAMSQGAKLLLSGGLSKEDYTRVLERALERHATNQSLEPTHNPALLARAPSLSADISHLLQVDEGSWKDHPIHVQLLSASLSPLDAYLRRLEELSKSSDPSALLAHSYVRYLGDLSGGQVIRHTLAKAYGLDESTGLGLSFYAFKELRSSKPANQGEMKRIKEWFREGMNTAGERGVEIKTAVVEEANTAFKLNAGLFELLDRDWKVESIEKAKTHVVFDATQPTEKAYPLSTVVAVIAAVCLSHFVLTVGGFTGDKGYEKLLSIEQWFASIWQQTSQ; from the exons ATGCCGAACATCGACTACTCGAAGCCACTTGCTACTCTTCTTAGAGAAAGCACCCATGAAGCTCATGACCAGGTTGCTATGAGCCAAGGTGCAAAGCTTCTGCTTAGTGGCGGATTGTCTAAGGAGGACTATACTCG CGTACTCGAACGGGCGCTGGAGCGCCATGCTACCAATCAATCTCTTGAGCCGACACACAATCCGGCTCTTCTAGCTCGGGCACCTTCATTGTCTGCCGACATCTCGCACCTCCTTCAAGTCGATGAGGGCTCATGGAAAGACCACCCCATTCATGTACAACTTCTCTCTGCATCCCTTTCCCCCCTGGACGCGTACTTGAGGCGCTTAGAGGAGCTGTCAAAGTCAAGTGACCCATCTGCCCTTTTGGCGCACTCGTACGTAAGGTACCTCGGGGATCTGAGTGGTGGCCAGGTTATTCGCCACACTCTGGCAAAAGCGTACGGTCTTGATGAAAGTACCGGATTAGGCCTATCTTTCTACGCTTTCAAGGAATTGCGGTCATCGAAGCCTGCTAATCAGGGAGAAATGAAGCGGATCAAGGAGTGGTTCCGAGAAGGGATGAACACTGCTGGTGAACGTGGCGTTGAGATCAAAA CCGCTGTTGTAGAGGAGGCAAATACAGCCTTCAAGCTCAATGCAGGGCTCTTTGAACTTCTCGACCGAGACTGGAAAGTGGAGTCAATAGAGAAGGCCAAGACACATGTCGTCTTCGACGCCACACAGCCAACAGAGAAGGCATATCCCCTCTCAACAGTTGTCGCTGTTATCGCTGCTG TCTGCCTTTCCCACTTTGTACTTACCGTTGGAGGGTTCACGGGCGACAAGGGATATGAGAAACTTCTGTCCATCGAGCAATGGTTTGCTTCAATATGGCAGCAGACCTCTCAGTGA
- a CDS encoding putative aspartic-type endopeptidase CTSD — MRSLIPLSLLLTIFDNPVHAYIFPFQVRVGNGVNPSSRRRSPYALGNIGNAQYVTNMTVAGKTMPILMDTGSSDLWVHFADSAPTSQMKDTGKSVTLAYAVGKASGHIQTTQVSMGDLTVSEQAMLWVNDTSTFTADIHTQGYDGLLGLGPNQGSVIYKNLKKTTAGNTFLQNVFESNRSTDNYITILLDRKNDPGEDFTGQFTISELVPKFQDITKMPKLDVETVNRILKADQHWQALTDKDQGIIGPDGQPIRMKSIVPKAPNGQYVAVIDSGFTFSQVPRDVSDAIYGRVRGAFYDTTHEYWLLPCGQYLNISFNFGGVNYPIHPLDVVDDNFAQVDSTGKKVCIGSFQPITSAFSILGHYDMILGMSFLRSTYALLDFGKWIGTSGDQDKPYMQLMSTVDPVAARKDFVTVRLGGNDTISDPRWSILPANETVHSPVSAEEKKKKYQEMILSRWPYIFVGCLAFVILTVGLCIWKCCCRKRGKKSDGGIGSTGDKKGFKAFFSKKTARESYVPLEAQRSTADLSAPYGYSKQQQAHTPSPSYPSYPAYPNGQEGYRQSQQGYHQGHHQV; from the exons ATGCGCTCTTTGATACCACTTTCTTTGCTACTGACCATCTTCGACAATCCTGTGCATGCCTACATTTTCCCTTTTCAAGTTCGCGTAGGAAATGGAGTCAATCCCTCTTCAAGACGCCGATCTCCCTATGCGTTAGGCAATATTGGAAACGCGCAATATGTTACGAATATGACTGTCGCTGGCAAGACTATGCCAATCCTCATGGACACGGGAAG TTCAGACCTATGGGTCCACTTTGCCGACTCAGCGCCAACATCGCAAATGAAGGACACTGGAAAATCTGTTACTTTAGCATACGCAGTGGGAAAGGCTTCTG GTCACATTCAGACTACACAAGTTTCAATGGGCGACCTGACTGTGTCAGAGCAAGCTATGC TATGGGTCAATGATACTAGCACCTTTACTGCCGATATTCACACCCAAGGGTACGATGGCCTCCTTGGATTAGGCCCAAATCAGGGCAGCGTAATCTACAAGAATTTGAAGAAAACCACTGCTGGAAATACGTTCCTTCAAAATGTATTCGAAAGCAATCGTTCAACAGACAACTACATCACCATCCTTCTTGACAGGAAGAACGACCCAGGCGAAGATTTTACTGGTCAATTCACAATATCTGAACTCGTTCCAAAATTCCAAGATATCACGAAAATGCCCAAACTTGACGTTGAGACCGTGAACAGGATATTGAAAGCTG ATCAACATTGGCAGGCTTTGACAGATAAAGATCAGGGTATCATTGGACCTGACGGACAACCCATCCGAATGAAATCTATAGTGCCTAAAGCTCCCAATGGCCAATATGTTGCTGTCATCGACAGTGG GTTTACATTTTCTCAAGTTCCTCGCGACGTATCAGATGCTATTTACGGACGCGTTCGTGGTGCATTCTATGATACAACACACGAATATTGGCTGCTTCCCTGCGGTCAATACCTTAACATTTCCTTCAACTTTGGGGGCGTTAATTACCCCATTCATCCTttggatgttgttgatgataaTTTCGCTCAAGTTGATAGTACTGGCAAGAAAGTCTGCATCGGATCT TTCCAACCTATCACGTCTGCATTCAGCATACTTGGACATTACGATATGATCTTGGGCATGAGCTTTT TGCGAAGCACATATGCTCTTCTGGACTTCGGAAAATGGATTGGAACGTCAGGTGATCAGGACAAACCGTATATGCAATTGATGTCTACTGTCGACCCCGTCGCCGCCCGCAAAGACTTTGTCACAGTGCGTTTAGGAGGTAACGACACCATCTCTGACCCCCGGTGGTCGATCCTTCCTGCAAATGAGACCGTGCATTCTCCCGTGTCTGcagaggaaaagaagaagaaatatcAGGAAATGATCCTGAGTCGCTGGCCGTATATCTTCGTGGGTTGTCTGGCGTTTGTGATTCTTACAGTCGGCCTGTGCATCTGGAAATGTTGTTGCAGAAAAAGGGGTAAGAAATCAGATGGTGGCATAGGCAGTACAGGAGACAAGAAAGGGTTCAAGGCGTTCTTCTCGAAGAAAACTGCTAGGGAATCATACGTCCCGCTAGAAGCCCAGCGAAGTACTGCAGATCTGTCTGCTCCTTATGGATATTCGAAACAGCAGCAGGCCCACACGCCGTCCCCGTCGTACCCTTCTTATCCTGCATACCCCAATGGACAAGAAGGCTATCGCCAAAGTCAGCAAGGATACCACCAAGGACATCATCAAGTTTAA
- a CDS encoding Saccharopepsin → MAWSFVVLLFFATALIDSAIQALHIPIQGTRASVSNFRRQAGSLRPGTLALVNSGDISYYAEIVLGNQSFRVLVDTGSSDLWVSGSVLKSIDTGKDAAIQYAANKVEGSIKQATLEFAGHVVPDQAFLEIPSNSVNKEGQGILGLGPGSSSFISDQIGLPGGAPALDRIFAQNRSSPNYFTILLGRSDPTDSFNGSITVSEVLEDYKAILNEPKLNITTVPANMIEDQHLQVLLDADGLIGPDGHPIRFESNVTQTENRKQATVVFDCGFTLPQVTRSIAEAIYGKFVGSKFTQLPGLGGVWVLPCEQEVNITFSFGGKLYPIHPLDMSFEPSVVNLTDFQTTSGERGCIGTFQPFTYDRGSNPTYDMVLGMAFMRNVYSLFDYGDFIQNSTLLETAYVQLHSLTDPAEAHADFVSVRLGGVDTTGDRVLKDDNDARKKSIYYVIAIVAVVAILTIAVVVYFWRRRRRGIR, encoded by the exons ATGGCATGGTCGTTCGTtgtcctccttttcttcgcAACAGCTTTAATCGACAGCGCGATTCAAGCCCTCCATATTCCAATACAAGGAACGCGAGCATCCGTTTCTAACTTTCGGCGACAGGCTGGTTCTCTCCGACCGGGTACACTAGCGTTGGTGAATTCCGGTGACATTAGCTATTACGCAGAGATAGTTTTAGGGAACCAGAGTTTCCGGGTGTTGGTTGATACTGGAAG TTCCGATCTTTGGGTGTCAGGGAGTGTTTTGAAGAGCATTGACACCGGAAAAGATGCAGCCATCCAATACGCAGCCAACAAAGTTGAAG GATCTATCAAGCAAGCTACCTTAGAGTTTGCTGGACATGTCGTCCCCGATCAGGCTTTTC TGGAAATACCTTCAAATTCCGTGAATAAGGAAGGCCAAGGAATCTTAGGTCTGGGACCCGGCTCAAGCTCTTTTATATCAGATCAAATTGGCCTACCAGGTGGAGCACCGGCCTTGGATCGTATATTCGCTCAAAACCGCTCTTCACCCAATTACTTTACCATTCTCCTCG GACGTTCAGATCCAACTGATTCTTTCAATGGGAGTATCACCGTCAGCGAGGTTCTCGAAGATTATAAAGCGATCCTGAACGAACCCAAGCTAAATATTACAACAGTCCCTGCCAATATGATCGAAGACCAGCATTTACAAGTCCTACTTGACGCTGATGGCCTCATTGGCCCAGACGGACATCCGATTCGTTTTGAGTCCAATGTCACGCAGACCGAGAATAGAAAGCAGGCAACCGTAGTTTTCGACTGTGGGTTTACACTGCCTCAGGTTACTCG TTCGATAGCAGAAGCTATATACGGCAAATTTGTCGGCTCAAAATTCACTCAATTGCCTGGTCTAGGCGGTGTTTGGGTGTTGCCCTGTGAACAGGAGGTGAATATTACATTTTCTTTCGGGGGAAAATTATATCCAATACATCCTTTGGACATGTCATT TGAACCTTCGGTAGTCAATTTAACAGACTTTCAAACAACGTCGGGAGAAAGGGGATGTATCGGGACA TTCCAACCATTTACTTACGACCGAGGGAGTAATCCGACCTACGACATGGTTCTTGGAATGGCATTCA TGCGCAATGTTTATTCTTTATTTGATTACGGAGATTTTATTCAGAATTCAACTTTACTCGAAACGGCGTATGTTCAGTTGCACTCATTAACTGATCCAGCAGAAG CGCATGCGGACTTTGTGTCCGTCCGCTTGGGAGGTGTCGACACGACTGGAGATCGAGTTCTTAAAGACGACAATGACGCTCGGAAGAAATCCATCTACTATGTCATTGCTATCGTGGCAGTAGTCGCTATTCTGACTATTGCTGTTGTGGTTTATTTTTGGCGTAGACGACGGCGAGGCATTCGATAG
- a CDS encoding Dynactin subunit 4 codes for MCPNCRNTLSVVPSDPPDTGDGRLSIPISALNEPPFFLYCNHCRWDSAEVKITFEKPTGLAAQLQKYEDSAPDSLEFERLKEHFEPFIRASSLSSSTNLSHPAAHGSSTAHSHHTHSNSITAAAAALARDIPGVSKYNPLTRTTSGRGSGKDKSVNKDEMPEYRSRVEISKASVLGTGGGESDVDFMSHLEDIGQISTLEQRWVNSWVTPLQTSELKPLRIPLHSKRSKRCPACTHILIKPEQKAQSVRYKIKLVAANYLPAITVSLPHAQRLTAEAAKKSLGRSVSTAVEDSNAGAMHAGRTYPFHLALSNPLYDQINVRLSVQRIHVSTVQPKENGTTEKAAPPRPPFAISLPNSHFSVAAYAEAWEYEDDEDMFGDDDDDLGRLRETDARGKVRTVGVLEKRANVTLVGGEVVIGKEARGNVKFNMLVSYTYHSDDPAPADSNDIDGPSKSSKAEVKTFAFYTVVDLGQIIPREEPKADSDL; via the exons ATGTGTCCGAATTGTCGCAACACCCTTTCAGTGGTACCATCGGACCCTCCAGATACCGGAGATGGTCGTTTGTCAATACCAATAAGCGCACTGAACGAGCCTCCCTTCTTTCTGTATTGCAACCATTGCAGATGGGATTCTGCTGAAGTGAAGATCACATTCGAGAAACCTACAGGTCTCGCTG CGCAGCTGCAGAAATACGAAGATTCAGCCCCGGATTCGTTGGAGTTTGAGCGTCTGAAGGAACACTTTGAGCCTTTCATACGTGCATCATCACTTTCCTCTTCTACAAACCTCAGTCATCCGGCTGCTCATGGAAGCAGTACGGCGCACTCACACCATACTCATTCGAATTCTATTACAGCCGCTGCCGCCGCTCTGGCTCGTGATATCCCGGGTGTTAGCAAATATAACCCGTTGACGAGGACTACATCGGGAAGAGGGAGTGGGAAGGATAAAAGTGTGAACAAAGACGAGATGCCAGAATATCGGAGTCGTGTTGAAATCTCCAAGGCCAGTGTCCTAGGGACAGGTGGCGGAGAGTCAGATGTAGATTTTATGAGCCACTTGGAAGATATTGGACAGATTTCGACCCTCGAGCAGAGATGGGTTAATAGTTGGGTAACACCTTTGCAAACTAG CGAGCTCAAGCCTCTACGAATACCCTTGCATTCTAAACGGTCTAAACGATGCCCGGCCTGCACGCACATATTGATCAAACCAGAGCAGAAAGCCCAGTCTGTGCGGTATAAAATCAAGCTCGTAGCCGCTAACTACCTGCCAGCAATCACGGTCTCATTACCTCATGCACAGCGCCTCACAGCGGAGGCAGCGAAGAAATCCCTTGGAAGGTCTGTATCGACTGCTGTAGAAGACAGCAACGCCGGAGCTATGCATGCAGGAAGAACATATCCATTCCACCTGGCATTAAGTAACCCCCTTTACGACCAGATAAATGTTCGATTGTCTGTTCAGAGAATCCACGTTTCAACCGTTCAGCCAAAAGAAAACGGCACGACCGAGAAAGCAGCCCCTCCTCGACCACCTTTCGCTATTTCGTTGccaaattcacatttctctgtcGCTGCTTATGCGGAAGCTTGGGAGTatgaggacgatgaagacatgtttggtgacgatgacgatgatctgGGGCGTTTGAGAGAGACGGATGCACGGGGGAAAGTTCGAACTGTTGGTGTGTTGGAGAAACGGGCAAATGTTACCCTGGTGGGAGGAGAGGTCGTGATTGGCAAAGAAGCTCGAGGGAACGTTAAA TTCAATATGCTGGTATCTTATACATACCACTCAGATGACCCTGCGCCTGCCGACAGCAACGATATAGACGGACCATCCAAGTCTTCAAAGGCTGAGGTCAAGACTTTCGCATTCTATACGGTTGTTGATTTGGGTCAGATTATCCCCCGAGAAGAGCCGAAAGCCGACTCGGACTTATAG
- a CDS encoding DNA polymerase delta catalytic subunit — protein MSWLKFVSNKYDIVPETEKISTCQLEVVLQYNDEHILLCSPRDKEELFAPLRILSYDIETHVPADGTFPSATKDPVLQIGNMVTTHGSHEPTIRAIFTLGTCSPINGAEVRSFKTEAEMLLAWSQFVNEVDPDIITGYNITKFDTPYLLNRATALSLPKFAHLGRVKSWRQTLPYPFMKVEEFSQCPGYNGRLLLDVFQHIREGNYSDFQGPGKSKLNYVAQVALWDQKEDLPYKQIPILQAGTANDRRTLAVESTKAKEAHVSLNSKRKKPFLKDLSRDCRKALREDYIIPDSKLSSLLDQR, from the exons ATGTCATGGCTCAAATTTGTCTCTAATAAATATGACATCGTTCCGGAAACGGAGAAAATTTCCACTTGCCAATTGGAAGTTGTCCTACAGTACAA TGATGAGCACATCCTGTTGTGCTCTCCGAGGGATAAAGAGGAGCTGTTTGCGCCTCTTCGTATTCTGAGTTACGATATCGAAACACACGTTCCGGCTGATGGCACCTTCCCAAGTGCTACGAAGGATCCTGTTCTCCAAATAGGAAACATGGTCACCACCCACG GGTCGCATGAACCCACTATACGAGCCATATTCACCCTTGGGACATGCTCTCCTATCAATGGGGCAGAAGTGCGATCCTTCAAAACAGAGGCAGAAATGTTGCTTGCTTGGAGCCAATTTGTGAACGAGGTGGATCCAGATATTATCACTGGATATAACATCACGAAATTCGACACACCATACCTTCTAAACCGTGCTACAGCGTTGTCTCTGCCCAAATTTGCGCACCTTGGGAGAGTTAAAT CGTGGCGTCAGACTCTGCCTTACCCATTTATGAAAGTCGAGGAGTTTTCTCAGTGTCCGGGCTACAACGGGCGCTTACTTCTCGACGTCTTCCAACATATCCGCGAAGGCAATTACTCTGACTTCCAGGGGCCCGGAAAGTCAAAATTAAATTATGTTGCACAAGTGGCACTTTGGGACCAAAAAGAAGATCTCCCCTACAAACAAATTCCAATTCTGCAGGCAGGCACTGCTAATGATAGACGAACACTCGCTGT AGAATCGACCAAGGCTAAGGAGGCTCATGTCTCTTTGAATTCCAAGCGCAAGAAGCCATTCCTGAAAGATCTTTCGAGAGATTGTCGCAAGGCCCTCAGAGAGGATTATATCATCCCAGACTCGAAGCTaagttcattgctggacCAAAGATGA